The sequence ATATACCCCACCAATTCGTAGTAAATTTGGTCTGTCATAGATACCACCCCGCAATTTGCATTCTCTCCATTTCCTTTTCCAGCAGTAGTAGAGTTAGCCCACATAAACCAATGTACTCCAACGCATTTTGGATTTCTCAATGCTCCTTCTACAAAGTTTACATACTTTTCTCCTCTATTTCTTTGAGTAGATGCATACCCTAAACCTGTAAAGAATTTTCCGGCATCTAAAGCACCAAAATTAAACTCAGAAATAATAAATGGTTTATCAATTTCTTTTGAGGGATAAGGATAAAATTCTACTTCGTTTTCGTAGGCATTAAAAGACAAAAGATCTAAATATTTTGCCCCTATTGTAGTATTAATCTTATTTTTATGTTTCCCATGCCATCTACAGCCTATATACATTTTGTTAGGAGCGTATTTACTTACAAGGTTTTTTGATGTTTTAAAATACGTTTCGCACATTAAAGTATAAAATGTTGTATTAACTTCTTCTAAAGCTGACCATTTAATGTCATTCTTAGCAATACGTGTTTTTGCCAATTCTTGCCAACTTTCAAACGACGTTTCTACCAAGGTATTAAAGGCTTCAATTGTCTTTAACTCCTCTTTTACTACACGAATATATTCTTGCTTTGCATAAGAAAGTTTACTTTTTGAGAGCACATCACTTGCTGTACTATTAGGTGTTCCCCAATGAATTTCGTTATTGATATAAATACCAAATAAGAACGGATCATTTCCTTTACCATAAAGTTTATTTTTTAGATTCTCTTCTAAATTTACTTCCCATTGCGGATCAAAAACATCAGGAAATTTATCGTTTATTTCTGGAGATGTTTCATGAATAATTACCGTATAAGGCAATCGTTTACTTTCGTCAAACTCATTAATATTTTCAACAGACCAGCCTCCTAGAGTATTTAAACCCCAATTTTTCATTCTTTGTAAAGAAATTTCAGTGTATTTTAACTCACTATTTTCTCCATATTTTCTATATAAATTGGCCGCACCATGGTTATAGGCTCCCTTTTTATAGAACTGCTTTCCTTCTTCGGTATCTCTTTCCGGAAGTCCCTCAAAAAAGTGTTCTCTATCACTTACTGGTGTTGATACAGATAATTTACCTGCACCATTAATTCCTGTAGACCAAAATAGATGTCCTGTAGGATCAATGAGCCACCATTTATTATTAATTTTTTGAGTTCTAAAACTGCCCGTAGCCTCATAACTTGGGCCAGAAGAATAACCACCAAACTGATTCCATTCTTTAGAACCTGTATACTTAATAAATTCAAGAGTTTCCTTTTCTATTGCCGCCTTAAATTGTTCATCATTCGTAATTTTCCCTACCCATTCATCATGTTTATACTGCCCATATTTATTTATAAATGGAAAGAATGAAGCTTTGTTTTTTGTATATAACTCTGGAACTGCATTTTTATGCTTAAAGATTCTTTTAAGCACTACTTTTTGTTCAAACTCCTGTGATGGAAACTCAATCTTTATTCCTTTAATATGTTTTGCATCCACTCCAGCAAAATTTAAGATTACACCACCAGGAATTCCTTTCATTCCCGGAAACTCTTGTGCTTGTGGGTAATCTTCTACGGTAACTTTATCTCTTATTAAAACACAATTATAGATGAGTGTTTCTTTAGGATTTATATATCCAATATGCTTATTTGTTAATTTGTTTGTTTTCGATTTCCCATATTTTCTACGGGGATTATCATAAGAAATAACAGGATCGAACCTTACTTTATCCGTAGAATTATTTTCTAATTCAATACTTATAAATTTATGAGTTGTGATATCCCAATAGTCATCATTTGGATGAAAAGTAATTTTCCCTTTCTCTCCTTTTTTAATAAAAAGTGATAATCCTTCAGTTGTAGAAGTTGCCTCAATATTATCAGTTGTAAATTGATTTTCTTGAAGTACTGAAAGGTGTATAATATCTTCATCTTCTTGAATAAGATAAAAACTTGAGAGCGTTGTTATTAGTATAATCAACCCTAAAATATAAAAAGAGCGATGTGTTAGTGCTTTGTTCATTTTCATTCAATTATGTCTAACACAAATATGAATAACACAACCACCTTAAATGCCACAATTTCTTCTAATTATTAACACTAATCCGACTTATATCAATTCTATGATACAAGAAACCTCTCTAATAACATTACGCATGCACTTTTGTCAAAATTAATTTTAATAAGATTTTCTTTTTTCTGTGAGATAGGTTTAACATTTCAATAATTTCAAAATAAAGTTTTTTTTACCACAACTCAAGTTTTTTTTACACTCTTAAAAATTTATTAATAGAGACTTTTGTAATGTCATTTAACATCAGTAGGACAAATATATCCTCTATTTAAACTTAGAATTCATTATGAAAAGATTCATCACTTTAACTCTATTAAGCGTATTATTTATAGGTACAATAAGTTGTAACCATTCAACAAAAAAGATAAAAACTAAAATAGTAGATATACCCGTTACTCAAGTTAAAATTAGAGATATACCAATAGAAAAAGAATATGTAGGCCAAGTTTATGGAACGCAAGACATTCCTATTAGAGCAAGAGTAGAAGGATATCTAGACGGAATTTATTTTGTAGAAGGAAGTCATGTTAAGAAAGGACAAAAATTATACAAAATAGATTCTGAAGAATATTTGGCAACAGTAGCAATACGAAAAGGAGAACTTGCAGAAGCAAAAGTTGGACTTGTAAAAGCAAACAATGATCTGGGAAGAATTCAGCCATTGGCAGAGATTAATGCAGTTTCTCAGGCAGATTTAGACGAAGCTATCGAAGCGAAAGGGGCTGCTGAATCTGTAGTAAATGCCGCAAAAGCTAGTTTACACTTAGCAGAAATAAATTTAGGGTATACTTATATAAGTTCTCCAATTAACGGTGTGATTGGTAGAACCAAAGCAAAAGTTGGTGAATTTGTAGGTAAAGATCCTAACCCAGTAATATTAGATGTTGTATCTAAAATTGACTCTGTAAATGTTAGGTTTTTTATTAATGAAAATGATTACCTAAAGTTTGCTCGCTTTGCAGCTCAAAAAGAAATTAGAACAGGAATTGATCAAGAAACGCAATTAACAAGTGAAGGCCTAGAGTTAATTTTCTCTGACAATACGGTTTATAAATTGAAAGGTAAAATTGACTTTATCAACAGAAATATTGATGAAAAAACAGGTTCAATTTTAGTACAAGCAACTTTCCCTAATCCTTATGAAATACTAAGACCAGGTCAGTTTGCCAAGGTTAAATCTG is a genomic window of Flammeovirga pectinis containing:
- a CDS encoding efflux RND transporter periplasmic adaptor subunit, which codes for MKRFITLTLLSVLFIGTISCNHSTKKIKTKIVDIPVTQVKIRDIPIEKEYVGQVYGTQDIPIRARVEGYLDGIYFVEGSHVKKGQKLYKIDSEEYLATVAIRKGELAEAKVGLVKANNDLGRIQPLAEINAVSQADLDEAIEAKGAAESVVNAAKASLHLAEINLGYTYISSPINGVIGRTKAKVGEFVGKDPNPVILDVVSKIDSVNVRFFINENDYLKFARFAAQKEIRTGIDQETQLTSEGLELIFSDNTVYKLKGKIDFINRNIDEKTGSILVQATFPNPYEILRPGQFAKVKSVIDVVENGMIIPQRCVTEFQGEYFVYVVNRENKVERRSVELGTTYKDYWVVDSGLKPDDQVVFEGLQKVKEGLAVHPEIVEFSSKIARK